Genomic DNA from Plasmodium cynomolgi strain B DNA, scaffold: 1229, whole genome shotgun sequence:
GCGTATAGCAAATAACTTATTAAGAAGTTTATAAAGttggtatatttttattataattttatttactttatataataagccAGATATCATGGAAGTTGCAGCTACTCCCAGTAACACATTGCCAAATGTTTTTGTAGAATTAGAATTTTTACCAGAAAATTGTGCAGAAACTAATGAATTATGATCATCTGAAACTGCATTTGACATTTCTTgtgctaaattttttttgtcacattCTAATTTAGGTATCGCTATTATCGGgttgtaatttttacatttcttatATAAATCATTATTTTCGCTCTTATATGCTTGAATATATAATCTGTCAAATTCTTTATAGAGTggagattttttttggatgTATTCTTCATATTCCTTGCATTTTTCATAACTAGAACTagcttttttaataatttcatcATAATCGACACAATAATCATAAAGATCCTTActctttttccattcattttttaatgaacCAAGTTGACCTAACTGACGCAAGCATTTAATGGCTTGGATTTTATTATCACCTGTAAAAACATAGCTTAACATATGCTGAAAATTAGCATAAGTAATAAGGACTCTGTTAGAACTATCTTCTAAATGTTCAAACAACTGTTCATATATCCAAAGGCTTAAAAGGTTACAATTCTGGTCATTCAaatgttcttcattttctttggCATAATTACTTTTTAGATATTGTACAAGATTTTCACAAATACTCATAATTTGTGAATCATCGGTTTTTAGGAGATGTAGTATATCACATTCATGAATATATTGTCCTAATTTGTTATAGGAAGTTTTCAAATTATGATAGAAAATTTCTGATGGTAATTCTATTGAAGAcattttcaaataattataagtaaaaggaaaatttcgTGAAttcttaaatatttattttgcacaaattttattatttactaaaaatagGTCATAAatgtatgtgaaaaaaaaataattgctcTCAATGATTATGTAATAATACACTAaagaatgtatatatgtctaaatttattatctatctaaatatattaaaaatatgagattcacatatgtatgcaatattcatacatacttaaatatttttttcacaataat
This window encodes:
- a CDS encoding hypothetical protein (putative); this encodes MSSIELPSEIFYHNLKTSYNKLGQYIHECDILHLLKTDDSQIMSICENLVQYLKSNYAKENEEHLNDQNCNLLSLWIYEQLFEHLEDSSNRVLITYANFQHMLSYVFTGDNKIQAIKCLRQLGQLGSLKNEWKKSKDLYDYCVDYDEIIKKASSSYEKCKEYEEYIQKKSPLYKEFDRLYIQAYKSENNDLYKKCKNYNPIIAIPKLECDKKNLAQEMSNAFLHNFLVKILILQKHLAMCYWE